The following are from one region of the Paenibacillus sp. KS-LC4 genome:
- a CDS encoding IS3 family transposase (programmed frameshift) has product MSKQQRRTFTAEFKKQMVQLYENGKSRAALVEEYDLTASALDRWIKQSKATGSFKEKDNRSPEENELIALRKENQRLLMENDIFKASRTDHGTKVVIIQNNRDKYSVSAMCDVLEIAKSTFYYEAKEQPTEEECTKAIVEIFHKNRKAYGTRKLKATLQERGLIVSRRRIGRIMREQGLVSTYTIAQFKPHKTACNEAKTAYVLDREFEQTESRRFVVSDLTYVKVGHRWHYVCALIDLFNREIIGHSAGPAKDAALISRAFATVEGDLSQIQWFHTDRGSEFNNHTMDQLLKTFGIGRSLSKKGCPYDNAVAEATYMVMKTEFIYQMEFRSLHHLELELYDYINWFNKHRIHGSLGYMTPVQYRQAALKKVV; this is encoded by the exons ATGTCCAAACAACAACGAAGAACGTTTACAGCCGAGTTTAAAAAACAGATGGTGCAACTCTATGAAAATGGGAAGTCCAGGGCAGCCCTTGTGGAGGAATACGACCTCACAGCTTCGGCTCTAGACCGCTGGATCAAGCAATCGAAGGCAACGGGTTCCTTCAAAGAAAAGGACAATCGTTCGCCTGAAGAAAACGAATTAATCGCTTTACGAAAAGAAAACCAGCGTCTCCTGATGGAGAACGACATTT TTAAAGCAAGCCGCACTGATCATGGGACGAAAGTAGTTATCATCCAGAATAACCGTGATAAATACTCGGTATCAGCAATGTGTGACGTCCTCGAAATCGCCAAAAGCACGTTCTACTATGAAGCCAAGGAACAGCCCACAGAAGAGGAATGTACGAAAGCTATCGTGGAGATCTTCCACAAGAATCGAAAGGCCTACGGTACGCGAAAGTTGAAGGCGACGCTTCAGGAACGGGGGCTCATCGTCTCCAGACGACGTATAGGCCGAATTATGCGAGAGCAGGGCCTTGTCTCTACGTATACCATTGCCCAATTCAAGCCCCACAAAACGGCTTGTAATGAGGCAAAGACAGCATATGTATTGGATCGTGAGTTTGAACAAACGGAAAGCAGACGCTTCGTTGTCAGCGATCTGACCTATGTGAAGGTAGGGCACCGGTGGCACTACGTTTGTGCTCTCATCGATCTGTTCAATCGAGAGATTATTGGTCATAGTGCAGGCCCGGCGAAGGACGCTGCTCTGATTTCCCGTGCCTTTGCAACGGTTGAGGGCGATCTCAGCCAGATTCAGTGGTTTCATACGGATCGCGGTAGCGAGTTTAACAACCACACAATGGACCAGCTTCTTAAAACCTTTGGCATCGGCCGGTCACTCAGCAAGAAAGGATGTCCCTACGATAACGCCGTGGCTGAAGCCACCTACATGGTCATGAAAACGGAGTTTATCTACCAGATGGAATTCCGAAGCCTTCATCATCTGGAATTGGAACTATACGATTACATCAACTGGTTTAACAAGCATCGCATTCACGGATCACTGGGTTACATGACACCTGTTCAGTATCGTCAAGCAGCCCTTAAAAAAGTTGTCTGA
- a CDS encoding AAA family ATPase: MTKVISIINYKGGVGKTTVTSNLAGELAFQGFKVLMIDLDPQTNLTFSFLRVEDWEKNFQNKTIKNWFDAFIYDDHEFNLDEIIISPNRVNLRLAELKSKGEIDLIASHLGLIEADLELSAKLWGGSKRTNLYNFLKVHSRLKEGLQQLDDEGYDVILIDCPPNFNIVTKTAIIASDILIIPAKSDYLSTIGMEQLKKNVDELVEEYNEKARNDEYNNEFSEVNPKFEGVVFTMVGIRSGTPYKAQQQFISTVRRLNIPVFNTIIRENKTLFSDAPQTGVPVVLEDVSLETYQNVREELEAFTQEVRERLGI, encoded by the coding sequence ATGACTAAAGTAATTTCAATAATTAATTATAAGGGTGGAGTTGGGAAAACAACCGTAACTTCAAATCTAGCTGGTGAATTAGCGTTTCAGGGCTTCAAAGTTCTAATGATTGATTTAGACCCTCAAACCAACTTGACTTTTTCCTTTTTAAGAGTTGAAGACTGGGAAAAGAATTTTCAAAATAAGACAATTAAAAATTGGTTTGATGCATTTATCTATGATGACCATGAATTTAATCTAGATGAAATAATAATTAGTCCTAATAGAGTCAATCTGAGACTAGCCGAACTTAAATCCAAGGGGGAGATAGATTTAATTGCCTCTCATTTAGGATTAATTGAAGCTGATTTAGAATTAAGTGCAAAATTATGGGGAGGAAGCAAACGAACGAATTTATATAACTTTCTTAAAGTACATTCTCGGCTGAAGGAAGGATTACAGCAACTTGATGATGAAGGATACGATGTAATATTAATTGATTGTCCCCCCAATTTTAATATCGTAACTAAAACGGCTATTATAGCAAGCGATATATTAATTATTCCAGCTAAGTCAGATTACTTGTCAACGATAGGAATGGAACAACTGAAAAAAAATGTGGATGAATTAGTTGAGGAGTATAACGAGAAAGCTCGAAATGATGAATATAACAATGAGTTCAGTGAAGTTAATCCAAAATTTGAAGGTGTTGTATTTACAATGGTTGGTATTCGTTCTGGAACACCATATAAAGCACAACAACAGTTTATTTCAACCGTAAGAAGATTAAACATTCCTGTTTTTAATACTATCATTAGAGAAAATAAAACATTATTTTCTGATGCTCCTCAAACCGGAGTACCTGTTGTACTTGAAGATGTAAGTTTAGAAACTTATCAAAATGTAAGAGAAGAATTAGAAGCATTTACTCAAGAAGTTCGTGAAAGGTTAGGGATATAA
- a CDS encoding MFS transporter, which yields MKKYFLLLAIFIAALNLRPIITSVAPLLRTMQNDLAMSGLTASLLTTLPVLCMGIFAPAATALRDRVGLERTIFIALFLITGATALRGGVSSVFILIITALVGGIGISLAGPLLSGFIKKYFPTKPGIVSVYSASMTVGAAIASAFAIPLYNRSNHSLSLTLSIWAIFGVIALIVWSAFLGSRGSKGIERIKGNKVNKINKVKKGGLVGASSKLPSRLPIRNKKAVLLTLFFGLMASIFYSVTAWISPIALSFGYSAASAAMLLTVFTIIQIPVSLTIPFLVARSGKRRFYLVLCSVSELIGIVMLLLHLPMLPAVIMLGIGAGGLFPLALMLPIVETDTPEEAGAWSAMSQCGGYIIGAMGPLLIGAIYDSSGSFMAALVAMLAAIVVMIGVQVVITGGKSEGEASV from the coding sequence ATGAAAAAATATTTTTTATTGTTAGCCATATTTATTGCAGCTTTAAATTTAAGACCGATTATTACATCGGTTGCTCCATTGCTTCGCACGATGCAAAATGATCTAGCAATGAGTGGGCTGACCGCAAGTCTGCTAACGACCTTGCCTGTATTATGCATGGGGATTTTTGCTCCAGCGGCAACCGCATTACGTGATCGGGTAGGGCTTGAGCGTACTATTTTTATCGCATTATTTCTTATTACAGGGGCAACCGCTTTGCGGGGGGGCGTTAGCTCCGTTTTTATACTGATTATAACTGCGTTAGTTGGCGGTATCGGGATTAGCTTAGCAGGGCCGCTGCTGTCGGGCTTTATTAAAAAGTATTTTCCCACGAAGCCCGGAATTGTCAGTGTTTATTCCGCCTCGATGACTGTAGGAGCAGCCATTGCCTCTGCTTTTGCTATACCTCTATACAATCGCAGCAATCATAGCTTATCGCTGACTTTGTCCATTTGGGCTATTTTCGGCGTGATTGCTTTAATCGTTTGGTCAGCTTTTCTGGGGAGCAGGGGGAGTAAGGGGATCGAGAGGATCAAGGGCAACAAGGTCAACAAGATCAACAAGGTCAAAAAGGGAGGGTTGGTAGGAGCTAGTTCCAAACTTCCTTCAAGGCTGCCGATTCGCAATAAAAAGGCGGTGCTGTTGACCTTATTTTTTGGATTAATGGCCAGTATATTTTATTCGGTTACGGCGTGGATTTCACCGATTGCCCTGAGCTTCGGGTACAGCGCAGCAAGCGCGGCTATGCTCCTAACCGTTTTTACGATTATTCAAATTCCTGTATCGTTGACGATTCCCTTCCTTGTTGCCAGGTCGGGGAAACGGAGGTTTTATCTGGTTCTTTGCAGTGTGTCCGAGCTAATCGGGATTGTTATGCTGCTTTTGCATCTGCCGATGCTGCCAGCAGTAATCATGTTAGGCATTGGGGCAGGAGGGTTGTTTCCACTGGCGCTTATGCTGCCAATTGTCGAGACAGATACGCCAGAGGAAGCAGGAGCATGGTCGGCGATGTCTCAGTGCGGCGGCTACATTATAGGTGCTATGGGACCCTTATTAATTGGGGCGATTTATGATAGTAGTGGGAGCTTTATGGCTGCGCTTGTTGCGATGCTTGCTGCTATTGTGGTGATGATTGGGGTGCAGGTGGTTATTACTGGGGGGAAGAGTGAGGGGGAGGCAAGTGTATAG